TTAAGGGAAACTTTTTTAGCTTCTTTTTAAATATAAGCTGATGCGTATGCTTTACTAAACCAtgaatatattattatatttggAGGTTTTgttatattggctcatataccataacggctaagccaataaaatgtcttgaatattattatccaatgatccagttcttaataatattacatagataataatctatagttttcttcttaccatgcagacaAACATCCCACAGTCATAGTtattttcttgcatgagcacTGCCTTTAGAAAGGGAATTTGGAAGAAGCCATTGGTAAATATGCTCCTTCTTTGCACTTAGAGAAACCTTGTTTAATTTAGATCATCGATCCAGGAAAATATTGTTGGccaatttaattaatggcaatcttttggctcagattgatttcagtttagattATCCTTGATTATGTGGTGTTTAGGTTCGAATGACTTCAATAGGTTCAACTTACGAACAACAACGTTTTAATGGCGgttcggcaacaacaacttaTAAGAGCACATGGCAAGTCACATGACTACCTTATTACCTCATAACAGATTACTATGGATTTAATCCTGTTAAGTTACCCCAATACTGTTTACCTTCGGGAATTTATCCACATCCAATCCACTTTGTGGTATGAAAAGCAAGTCcttatccagtatattgatctgaaaaagaagacaaaagtttgaaaatattaatagtacactgatgatacttattttctattttggtttcagactgagatgccttctttgcaaagacatatgaaggaacagttacttcaaaaatgcttctagtttaataaaataccacacaacttaatttgcttgcttctgacttcgtatactttttattcaaaaatatcacttttgccaccatttcatggttaatattacacataacccattaatttattttgtttttatgctccacccatgggtcactcctttaacctctttctgcaccaacccctaataccccccttggaccaacaaacgagttgccactttacagattttcaccctactctatttaatagatttcaccttgctgggtaaactgttattttgtatttgggtatatctaataaaaaaaatcaattacggtagcttgacagggcaacttaacacaacagaaattcagcttatgtcaagtcgattcgaactttctttcttagaaagctacaaatataaaaataacgctaaaaacactctacattgaaagtaattgtaaggttaaagccgtgaatatacttaccagttgaaagcattcttctcgtgtggatccttctcgtgtcttctccactttgggctcagagctgacgcctggtttcagtcgatgttagctaagatttcctagcgtgttgataatagataacatcgaccgagaccagcaacgcaaaaaggtttctcggaacagccataagccgtgtattccgtaataaaatactgctaaaatccattgcgtattgaacagcttttcagtgatataaactggaaaggtctattgaccgctttatggctgaaataatcctcgcagcgatcgatcagaagcgaggggcgcgcgagcaagcggaaacgaaatgatcatctttcaagactccgctgacatatcgatggctcaccaggtttaggtcgatgttatctagtgctttccgacTGAAACAATTCACCGAGATCGTTTGTCATGACATAATTAATCAGCTGAACAGCAACAACTCTCTCAGAGAGCtttgacaaaaacatcaaatttgaGATTGGTCTAAAATTCGCAAAAATCTGGAAATCCAATCCCATTTTCTTAAGCAATGGGTTCAACATAGCTATCTTAAAACAGCCAGGTACTACACAAGAGTTGATAGAAAGGTTAACCATCTTGGTGATCACGGGTAGAATTACAGATACGCACTCCTTAAGGATGACGGCAGGAGCAGGGTCCAGTGGACAGCACTTAATAGCAGAGTTCGTAATCAGACTAGCAACATGATCTTCGGCGACAGTCTCAAAGCACGACAGAACACAGTCTGGTGGAGGCGAGACGTCAAGAAGCTGTCCAGGTGTGCTTGTAGGACTGTCCAATGAATTCTGTATGCGCACAATCTTCTCAGTAAAGAAATCAGCGAACTTATTAGCCACGTCAGCGTCTGAACAAGATGTAGGATATTGAGGCTTGGGCTTCGTATGGAGAAGCTTCTCAACAGTCTGAAACAAGACTCGCTGGTCATGCCTAGAACCCTCGATAATGCTGCCATAGTAAGAGACTTTAGCAGCCCTAAGCATGTTATTTACAACATTACACTGAGTCACATAATTCTCATAGTCACCAGAAAGGCGTGATGATCGCCAGCGACGCTCTAAAGATCTTCTTTTGCGCTTTTCTGTGGCAATCTCGTCCGTGTACCATGGGGAATGAGGACGAATGGTGATGGTCCTGGTCTTCAGTGGAGCATGAGAATCAACAAGATGTGACAGAGTGTCATTAAAAGCACCAACCAGTGCATCCAAGTCAGCATGATCAGACGAGTCAGATAGAAGACTGGAGTTAGCTAGATCCTGGCGGAACTTATCAAAATCAATCGACCGAGTCTTTCGATAGGAGATGACTTTCCTTTCCAGAGAAGGCTTCACAAGAGCGAGGTTGCAGTGAACAGCAAAATGATCTGAAATTCTCTGTCCAACACAACAGTTAGAGAATAGCTCTTTCTCACTCGCCCTAGTGATAACCAAGTCCAGGGTGTGTCCGTCACGATGTGTGGGACCAGCCACATGTTGTACAAGGTCGAAAGAATCCAGGATAGAAACGAAACGCTTGGCATCACAATCAGTTTGTCTGTCaatatgaaaattaaaatctccAACAAGCATAAGAGGCTCGGGAGTCAAAATACACTGTTCCAAGAAAGTTCTAAATTCCTCAAGGAACAAAGGAATGCTGAGGCCGTTTTTTGGAGACGGAGGAGGGCGATAGATATTAACGAGCCTCAAGTTAAGATTGCCAATGGACTTCAAAAGAACTTGAATAGCCTCAAAGCTCCTGAAATCAGCAAACTGTATTTTCGTAACTTTGAATTGTCTCCTGACCAGCAAACCAACTCCGCCACCTTCAGAGGATGACCTGGGGACACATACTGGGTGGACAGTCTAAACGTCGGCTATTGGATTCAAGGGAAGAGCCGCGAATTTAAGCCCTTTGTTGCGCACCGTGTTGGCGAGATCCATGAAAATTCTAACCCTGATCAATGGCGTTACGTTCCGACCAGTTTGAATCCCGCAGATCTTGGTACAAGAGGAATGACTGCGCTAGAGCTGACCGAGAGTAAGAAGTGGTGGACTGGACCTGATTTTCTACGCTGTCCTGCAGCTGAATGGCCAGACCGCAAGTTTGACAAACCATCACGTGAAGCATTGACTGAGCTCAAATCAACGTCCAGACAGAATACCGAGAGTTCAACAAGCTACAACGTCATTCAGCTATCGACCACAGAAGGCGAAGCAGAGACAGACAAGTTCGAAGACGCATTGTGGCGTTTACACCCCTCAGGATACTCAAAGTGGTATAAAGTCAAACCGAAAGGGGAGTTAGAGATCGGATTATCACTAGTGCGTGTGAGGAGCTGGGTACAACGATTCGTTCGCAACTGCCGTAGCCCAGCAGATCAGAGAGAATTTGGAGAGCTAACCCCAGCAGAGCTGTCAAGAACCGAAACGGATATTATCAGAGAAGCTCAAAATGAAGCATTCAGTGATGAAGTCGCGGCATTGAGTAGGAGTCAGCCCCTTCCGCGAAAATCCACGTTGCTCCCTAGCACTCCAATCCTTATCAACAGGATCCTTCGTTCGAATACCAGGCTGCGACACGCCGATGATCTTCCAATTGACGTCAAATTTCCTGTTATTTTGCCAAAGAAGCATCATGTCACGCGATTAATAGTCCAATATTATCATGAAAGCGAAGGCCATCGGATGGGCGTGAACTTCACCATAAACCATCTGAGAGAAAAGTATCTCGTTATCCATGTCCGTGAAGAGGTCAAACGAGTGAACAGAGAATGCCGTGAATGCGCGAGGCGTTTCAAAGTCCAGCCAGTTCAGCAGCAAATGGCCCCATTACCGCAGATCCGTCTTCAGTTGACAACCAAACCGTTGGCTAATAGTGCAGTCGATTTCGGAGGACCGTATCTAACCATCCAAGGCCGTGGAAGATCTCGTGCCAAACGTTACCTGTGTTTGTTCTTGTGCTTGCAAACCCACTGCTGTCATTTGGAGATGGCAACGTCACTGGAGACAGATGCTTTTCTCAACGCTTTCGTGCGGATGACGGCAAGAAGAGGATGGCCTACGAAAATGCTGAGTGATAATGGGTCGAATTTCGTAGGCGCCGACAAGGAAATTAGGGAATTAGTCGGCGAACTTGATCACGACCAGGTCCAACGTATGACATCTAATCAAGGTGTTACCTGGCATTGGAATCTTCCGTCCGCTCCTCACTTTGGGGGTGTGTTCGAAGCAATGATCAAGTCATCAAAGCGAGCCACTTATGCCATTCTAAAAGATGCCGATGTCACTGACGAAGAACTGCAAACAACATTCATTGGAGTCGAAAGCCTAATGAATTCAAGACCGCTGACCAAATTGAGTGACGACCCGAACGACGAGCCGGTACTTACACCGAATCATTTCCTTATTGGTCAAATGGGCGGTGACTTCCTTCCCGAAAGTGTGGATAACACAGCATTCAGTCCACGAAGACGTTGGA
Above is a genomic segment from Acropora muricata isolate sample 2 chromosome 1, ASM3666990v1, whole genome shotgun sequence containing:
- the LOC136925846 gene encoding uncharacterized protein, whose translation is MTALELTESKKWWTGPDFLRCPAAEWPDRKFDKPSREALTELKSTSRQNTESSTSYNVIQLSTTEGEAETDKFEDALWRLHPSGYSKWYKVKPKGELEIGLSLVRVRSWVQRFVRNCRSPADQREFGELTPAELSRTETDIIREAQNEAFSDEVAALSRSQPLPRKSTLLPSTPILINRILRSNTRLRHADDLPIDVKFPVILPKKHHVTRLIVQYYHESEGHRMGVNFTINHLREKYLVIHVREEVKRVNRECRECARRFKVQPVQQQMAPLPQIRLQLTTKPLANSAVDFGGPYLTIQGRGRSRAKRYLCLFLCLQTHCCHLEMATSLETDAFLNAFVRMTARRGWPTKMLSDNGSNFVGADKEIRELVGELDHDQVQRMTSNQGVTWHWNLPSAPHFGGVFEAMIKSSKRATYAILKDADVTDEELQTTFIGVESLMNSRPLTKLSDDPNDEPVLTPNHFLIGQMGGDFLPESVDNTAFSPRRRWRRVQELTRHVWGRWMKEYLPHIGSRQKWFFPKVNLKVGDVVMVIDPSAARREWKVGRIERTYPGSDQLVRVVDVRVGDKILKRSVTRISPLELAETD
- the LOC136925842 gene encoding uncharacterized protein, whose protein sequence is MLVGDFNFHIDRQTDCDAKRFVSILDSFDLVQHVAGPTHRDGHTLDLVITRASEKELFSNCCVGQRISDHFAVHCNLALVKPSLERKVISYRKTRSIDFDKFRQDLANSSLLSDSSDHADLDALVGAFNDTLSHLVDSHAPLKTRTITIRPHSPWYTDEIATEKRKRRSLERRWRSSRLSGDYENYVTQCNVVNNMLRAAKVSYYGSIIEGSRHDQRVLFQTVEKLLHTKPKPQYPTSCSDADVANKFADFFTEKIVRIQNSLDSPTSTPGQLLDVSPPPDCVLSCFETVAEDHVASLITNSAIKCCPLDPAPAVILKECVSVILPVITKMVNLSINSCVVPGCFKIAMLNPLLKKMGLDFQIFANFRPISNLMFLSKLSERVVAVQLINYVMTNDLGELFQSESTR